From a single Nitrospira lenta genomic region:
- a CDS encoding zinc-dependent peptidase: protein MLLTPEAQRRNQRQALTATLLVAGTAGWLTWLIPPLWPLLGLSPVTYWWVRRPYVRRMTILRQPFPGEQEEILRTHVAFFLALDEPGKIRFRQLMQIFLDEVQITGIRTDVDETVRVLVAASAVIPVFGFHDWEYHRLREVLIYPDAFDDAYQTRGGSNEHILGMVGLHHLSGVMILSKPALLAGFSSQPGTQNVGVHEFAHLVEQEAGEYGLPPEVPWMAVRQWARYVARELAHPSSRRTHINNYAYTNEHEFFAVLAEYFFTSPDLLKQRDPALYTLLRDLFHQDTEALLPTLPWRRRGLSRNAPCPCGSGDKYKHCCLKKAGTNSRSTESKANAPNTQTNAPPQDTDTPFTT, encoded by the coding sequence CTGGCTCATTCCTCCGCTATGGCCTCTGCTTGGACTCTCTCCCGTCACCTACTGGTGGGTACGGCGGCCCTACGTTCGTCGAATGACGATACTGCGGCAACCGTTTCCCGGAGAGCAGGAGGAGATACTTCGTACACATGTGGCTTTTTTCCTAGCACTCGATGAGCCGGGCAAGATCAGGTTCCGGCAACTGATGCAAATCTTTCTCGATGAAGTTCAGATCACCGGCATTCGCACTGATGTGGACGAAACCGTTCGCGTATTGGTTGCAGCGAGTGCCGTCATCCCGGTCTTTGGATTCCATGACTGGGAATACCATCGGCTGCGTGAAGTGCTGATCTATCCGGATGCCTTCGATGACGCCTATCAGACTCGCGGCGGGTCGAACGAACACATTCTGGGCATGGTCGGCCTACATCATTTGAGCGGGGTAATGATTCTCTCAAAGCCGGCGTTACTGGCGGGATTTTCTTCGCAACCCGGCACACAGAACGTGGGCGTGCACGAATTTGCGCACCTCGTCGAACAAGAAGCCGGCGAATATGGGCTGCCGCCTGAAGTTCCCTGGATGGCGGTTCGGCAGTGGGCCAGGTACGTGGCCCGGGAACTGGCCCACCCTTCTTCCCGCCGTACCCATATCAACAATTATGCCTATACGAACGAACACGAATTCTTCGCAGTGCTGGCCGAGTACTTCTTCACTTCACCCGACCTATTGAAACAACGCGATCCCGCCCTCTATACCCTCTTGCGAGACCTCTTCCATCAGGACACCGAAGCGCTCCTCCCCACCCTCCCCTGGCGCCGTCGGGGACTCAGCCGCAACGCACCCTGTCCCTGCGGCAGCGGGGACAAATATAAACATTGTTGTTTGAAGAAGGCGGGAACAAACAGCAGGAGCACAGAATCCAAGGCCAACGCCCCAAACACACAGACAAACGCGCCTCCTCAGGATACGGACACGCCCTTCACCACATAG